The Prochlorococcus marinus str. MIT 1214 sequence TCCCTAATCTAGAGGCTTCTTTTAATGTGCTGCCCAGACTACTGGATCTTGGCCATTTTGTTTTATCTTTATTATCTCCAAAGCCTCTGGAATGTATAAAGGGAAGATTTAATTTTTCTTTTATCTTAACGGCGAATTCTTCCTCACTTTCTGTAAATGGACTTTTGCCAATAAATTCACCATTGGGTAGTTGATTAAGATCGTCTTTGTTGCCATATATTCTTAGAAAATTCTCTATTTCTGAATAATGTGACTCAAGATCTTTATAACTAATAGGCCATTGAAGGTTGTATTCTTTATCTTTTGAGGCTTCAAAATCTTCGTTGGCTAATCTTAAGGTTATTCCACCCCAAGTAAGGCTTCTTCCCCCAACTTGATTGCCCTGCGTCCACATGAATGGAGCTTTTGGTGGGTGTGTATAAGGATTTGTTTTTTTGTTTGCGTAAAGTATAGGATTTGATTTCCAGAAACCAGGGTGCTGAGGTTGGTTTTGATAATTTCCAGTTGTTACTCCTATTAGTCTTCGAATCATATTGCAGGGCTCTGTTCCCTGTGCCTGCTTGATTTCCAGTTCAGGACCTCTTTCAATTACTAATACTCTTATGCCTGCCTTGGCCATTGTTAGAGCAGCCATCCCTCCTGTTGCGCCGGAACCAACAATTATGACTTCATATGCCTTGTTAATCATTTCTAGAAAATTGTATCTTTTAAATTTGGTATAGTTAGAGAATTATTTAATATATATGTAAAATATATATTAAATCATAGGCTTATCTTTTAGCTAGTTAGAAAATTTGATTTACTTGTATCGTTTTTATTCAAGGTTTGGCATGGAATCTTTTTTCATAAGATAATTTTTAAATCATTTTATATAATTATTAAGATCAATATATTGATCTTAATAATTTGTTTACTTTGATTTGCTTTTTATGATTTAGGAGAAATTATAATAGTACTTTTTAGGTTTTAATACATATTAGATTCAATATTTAATTTAACTGGGAGCCCCTTTTGAATTAAAATATTTATTGGTAGCTATTAGAAAGTTATGTCTAAACGTCTTCTTTTTTTTGTAAGCTCGGCTCTATTTTTCTTTTATTCTCTTCCAGCTTATGCAGCCTTGGACTATGGAAAGCAAACCTTGATAGGCGCTGATTTCTCTAACATCGATTTGAAAGGTGCTACTTTCTATCTAAGTGATCTCCAAGATGCTGATTTTTCTGGTAGTGATCTTCAAGGAGCTAGTTTTTTTGATGCAAAGCTTGAAAACGCTAATCTAAGTAATACAAATATGAGAGATGTAACAATGGATGCTGCCATACTTAATGGTGCTAACCTTTCAAATAGTATATTAGAAGGTGCTTTTGCTTATAATGCTAAATTTGAAAACGTTATTATTGAAGGTGCCGATTTT is a genomic window containing:
- a CDS encoding pentapeptide repeat-containing protein; protein product: MSKRLLFFVSSALFFFYSLPAYAALDYGKQTLIGADFSNIDLKGATFYLSDLQDADFSGSDLQGASFFDAKLENANLSNTNMRDVTMDAAILNGANLSNSILEGAFAYNAKFENVIIEGADFTDVLIANDVKNKLCIIADGINSVTNKKTSESLDC